One genomic region from Desulfovibrio porci encodes:
- a CDS encoding DNA-3-methyladenine glycosylase family protein, producing the protein MGVYFEYGEKEMAHLKARDKRLGEAIDLIGPVRREVVPDLFEALIHAIVGQQIATKAQQTIWARMRAGLGEITPRVIQETAETDLQAFGLSFRKVGYMKGAAARALSGEFDVEALRSLPDDALCAELARLPGVGVWTAEMLMTFSLQRPDVISYGDLAIQRGLRMLYRHRRIGRKLFDKYRRRYAPCATVASLYLWAVAGGAIAGLTDPASRTAPRRETKQKDRPE; encoded by the coding sequence ATGGGCGTTTATTTTGAGTACGGCGAAAAAGAAATGGCCCATCTCAAGGCGCGGGACAAGCGTCTGGGCGAGGCCATTGATCTGATCGGCCCGGTGCGCCGCGAAGTTGTGCCGGATCTCTTTGAAGCCCTGATCCACGCCATTGTGGGCCAGCAGATCGCCACCAAAGCCCAGCAGACCATCTGGGCGCGTATGCGCGCGGGCTTGGGCGAAATCACGCCCCGCGTCATCCAGGAGACGGCGGAGACGGATTTGCAGGCCTTCGGCCTGTCCTTCCGCAAGGTGGGCTACATGAAGGGGGCCGCCGCCAGAGCGCTGAGCGGCGAGTTTGACGTGGAGGCCCTGCGGAGCCTGCCCGACGACGCGCTTTGCGCCGAGCTGGCGCGTCTTCCCGGCGTTGGTGTCTGGACCGCTGAAATGCTGATGACCTTTTCCCTGCAACGGCCCGACGTGATCAGCTACGGCGATCTCGCCATTCAGCGCGGCCTGCGTATGCTCTACCGCCACCGCCGCATCGGCCGCAAACTTTTTGACAAATACCGGCGGCGCTATGCTCCCTGCGCCACCGTGGCCTCTCTCTATCTCTGGGCCGTGGCCGGCGGGGCCATCGCGGGCCTCACGGACCCCGCGTCCCGAACCGCTCCACGGCGCGAGACGAAACAGAAAGACAGGCCTGAATGA
- a CDS encoding PFL family protein has translation MLSEREVTSTLNMLRNEHLDVRTVTLGVSLFDCVSHDLDLFTANVRAKLRRYASQLVAVCDEVGDKYGIPVVNKRISVSPVAVVGAPFGPDGMVRICRALDEAAKEAGVDFLGGFTALVEKGFARGDRALIEALPDALAQTDRICSSINVASSRSGINMDAVALMGEQILKTAQATAERGGIGCAKLVVFANIPQDVPFMAGAYLGVGEPDVVINVGVSGPGVVKKAIDRALAAGRNEQGGRLTLLDMAEVIKRTAYKVTRVGEMIGTEVARRLGIPFGVADLSLAPTPAVGDSVGEIFQSLGLSSIGAPGSTAVLAMLNDAVKKGGAFASSSVGGLSGAFIPVSEDSSIEAAAMSGRLSIEKLEAMTSVCSVGLDMIAIPGDTPAATISGLIADEMAIGMINHKTTAVRVIPVPGKGVGDEVSFGGLLGKAAIIPVTQGDASAFIGLGGRIPAPIHSLKN, from the coding sequence ATGCTTTCAGAACGCGAAGTCACCAGCACCCTGAACATGCTCCGTAACGAGCATCTGGACGTGCGCACCGTCACACTCGGCGTGAGCCTGTTTGACTGCGTGAGCCATGATCTGGACCTCTTCACCGCCAACGTGCGGGCCAAACTGCGCCGCTACGCCTCGCAGCTTGTGGCCGTCTGCGATGAAGTAGGCGACAAGTACGGCATCCCGGTGGTCAACAAGCGCATCAGCGTCAGTCCCGTCGCTGTGGTGGGCGCGCCCTTCGGTCCGGACGGCATGGTGCGCATCTGCCGCGCCCTGGACGAGGCCGCCAAGGAGGCCGGGGTGGATTTTCTGGGCGGCTTCACGGCCCTGGTGGAAAAAGGTTTCGCCAGGGGCGACCGCGCCCTCATTGAAGCCCTGCCCGACGCGCTGGCCCAGACCGACCGCATCTGCTCATCCATTAACGTGGCTTCCTCGCGCAGCGGCATCAATATGGACGCGGTGGCCCTGATGGGCGAACAGATTCTCAAAACGGCCCAGGCCACGGCGGAGCGCGGCGGCATCGGCTGCGCGAAATTGGTGGTTTTTGCCAACATTCCGCAGGACGTGCCGTTCATGGCCGGGGCCTATCTGGGCGTGGGCGAGCCGGATGTGGTCATCAACGTGGGCGTTTCCGGCCCCGGCGTGGTCAAGAAGGCCATCGACCGGGCCTTGGCCGCCGGACGTAACGAGCAGGGCGGCCGCCTGACCCTTCTGGACATGGCCGAAGTCATCAAGCGCACGGCCTACAAGGTGACCCGCGTGGGCGAAATGATCGGCACAGAGGTGGCCCGACGGCTGGGCATTCCCTTCGGCGTGGCCGACCTTTCCCTGGCGCCCACCCCGGCCGTGGGCGACTCGGTGGGCGAAATTTTCCAGAGCCTGGGCCTCTCCAGCATCGGCGCGCCCGGCAGCACTGCCGTGCTGGCCATGCTCAACGACGCGGTGAAAAAGGGCGGGGCCTTCGCCTCCTCCTCGGTGGGCGGCCTGTCCGGGGCTTTCATTCCCGTGTCCGAAGATTCCAGTATTGAGGCCGCGGCCATGTCGGGCCGTCTGAGCATTGAAAAACTGGAGGCCATGACCAGCGTTTGCTCGGTGGGGCTGGACATGATCGCCATTCCCGGCGACACCCCGGCGGCCACCATTTCCGGCCTGATCGCCGACGAAATGGCCATCGGCATGATCAACCACAAAACCACGGCGGTGCGTGTGATACCCGTGCCCGGCAAGGGCGTGGGCGACGAGGTTTCTTTCGGCGGTCTGCTGGGCAAGGCCGCCATCATTCCGGTGACTCAGGGCGACGCCTCCGCTTTTATCGGTCTGGGCGGGCGAATTCCCGCGCCTATCCACAGCCTGAAAAACTGA
- a CDS encoding glycine cleavage system protein R, whose amino-acid sequence MQKYTASFLGRDCPGVVASVSRILGETGCNIVEVTQTILSGEFAAIFVVQAPEGHSAEKLREQLTAGLAEAQVDLSVLVRPAIEGQWGQELNCDPFVVTADGPDKPGLIAAMSRVFARHGVNIESLKAILGEGGADHALFVFEVMVPESVDLGRLRRELACEGQTRHLRVSVQHRDIFEAVHRVSSF is encoded by the coding sequence ATGCAGAAATACACTGCCTCCTTTCTCGGCCGCGACTGCCCCGGCGTGGTGGCCTCGGTGAGCCGCATCCTGGGTGAAACGGGCTGCAACATCGTGGAAGTGACCCAGACCATCCTTTCCGGCGAATTCGCGGCCATTTTCGTGGTTCAGGCCCCGGAGGGCCACAGCGCCGAGAAACTGCGCGAGCAGCTCACCGCCGGTCTGGCCGAAGCCCAGGTGGATCTCTCCGTCCTGGTGCGTCCGGCCATTGAAGGGCAGTGGGGCCAGGAGCTCAACTGCGATCCCTTTGTGGTTACCGCCGACGGCCCGGACAAGCCCGGCCTTATCGCGGCCATGAGCCGGGTGTTCGCCCGCCACGGGGTGAACATCGAAAGTCTTAAGGCCATTCTGGGCGAGGGTGGAGCGGACCATGCGCTTTTCGTGTTTGAAGTCATGGTGCCCGAAAGCGTGGACCTGGGGCGCCTGCGCCGCGAACTGGCCTGTGAGGGCCAGACCCGCCACCTGCGCGTGAGCGTGCAGCATCGTGATATTTTCGAGGCCGTTCACCGGGTGAGTTCCTTTTAA
- the lysS gene encoding lysine--tRNA ligase, protein MENREKSKKPVVKLGTKSSHAAYFMPMLESFAARDDLNEVIKNRVSKACDLLDAGVPLFPNDFRKEHAVSWVLEKFGSLEEDALEKQEDVFAVAGRIVSLRSFGKVAFFHLMDQSGRIQCYASREHLDEETYKIVKKLDVGDIVGVSGHLFRTKTGELTIACRSLKLITRSMRPLPEKYHGLKDMETRYRQRYVDLIVTPRAREIFAKRSLIVREFRRFMEDHGFMEVETPIMQPLAGGATAKPFKTHHNALDLDLFLRIAPELYLKRLLVGGFEKVFELNRSFRNEGIDTRHNPEFTMCEFYWAYATFEDLMNLTEQLFAHLALAACGSTVVPYQGQEIDLTPGHWKRLSFYDSLTEIGGHSPDFYNDYNKVRSYIRERGEKAADSESLQKLQAKLFDLDVEGKLIQPHFIYHYPTEISPLSRRNDQRPEITDRFELFITGRELSNAFSELNDPVDQRLRFEEQVREREAGDDEAHSMDEDYLRALEYGMPPAAGQGVGIDRLVMLLTDSASIREVILFPLLRPEFIS, encoded by the coding sequence GTGGAAAACCGGGAAAAGAGCAAAAAGCCTGTGGTCAAGCTGGGCACCAAGTCTTCGCATGCGGCCTATTTCATGCCCATGCTGGAAAGTTTCGCCGCGCGGGATGACCTCAACGAGGTCATCAAAAACCGGGTCAGCAAAGCCTGTGATCTGCTGGACGCGGGCGTGCCCCTTTTCCCCAACGATTTCCGCAAAGAACACGCCGTTTCCTGGGTGCTGGAAAAATTCGGCAGCCTGGAGGAGGACGCTCTGGAAAAGCAGGAAGACGTCTTCGCCGTTGCCGGGCGTATCGTCTCCCTGCGTTCTTTCGGCAAGGTGGCTTTTTTTCACCTCATGGACCAGAGCGGGCGCATCCAGTGCTACGCCTCGCGCGAGCATCTGGACGAGGAGACCTACAAGATCGTCAAGAAGCTGGATGTGGGCGACATTGTCGGCGTTTCCGGCCATCTGTTCCGTACCAAGACCGGCGAACTGACCATTGCCTGCCGCAGCCTCAAGCTGATCACCCGCTCCATGCGGCCTCTGCCCGAAAAATACCACGGGCTCAAGGACATGGAGACGCGCTACCGCCAGCGCTACGTGGACCTCATCGTCACGCCGCGCGCGCGAGAAATTTTTGCCAAGCGCAGCCTGATTGTGCGCGAATTCCGCCGCTTCATGGAAGACCACGGCTTCATGGAGGTGGAAACCCCCATCATGCAGCCCCTGGCCGGCGGCGCCACGGCCAAGCCCTTCAAGACCCATCACAATGCGCTGGATCTGGATCTTTTCCTGCGCATCGCGCCGGAGCTGTACCTCAAGCGCCTGCTGGTGGGCGGCTTTGAAAAGGTCTTCGAACTGAACCGCAGCTTCCGCAACGAGGGCATCGACACCCGCCATAATCCGGAATTCACCATGTGCGAATTCTACTGGGCCTATGCCACCTTTGAAGACCTGATGAACCTTACGGAACAGCTTTTCGCCCATCTGGCCCTGGCGGCCTGCGGTTCCACGGTGGTGCCCTATCAGGGCCAGGAAATCGACCTTACGCCCGGTCATTGGAAGCGTCTCAGTTTTTACGATTCGTTGACGGAAATCGGCGGACATTCCCCAGATTTTTACAATGATTACAACAAAGTGCGCAGCTATATCCGCGAGCGCGGCGAAAAGGCCGCCGACAGCGAAAGCCTGCAAAAACTTCAGGCCAAACTGTTTGACCTGGATGTGGAAGGCAAGCTGATCCAGCCGCACTTCATCTACCATTACCCCACGGAAATTTCGCCCCTTTCCCGCCGCAACGACCAGCGACCGGAAATCACCGACCGCTTCGAGCTGTTCATCACCGGACGCGAACTGTCCAACGCCTTTTCCGAACTCAACGATCCCGTGGACCAGCGCCTGCGCTTTGAGGAACAGGTGCGCGAACGGGAGGCCGGCGACGACGAGGCCCACAGCATGGACGAAGACTATCTGCGCGCCCTGGAATACGGCATGCCCCCGGCTGCCGGACAGGGCGTGGGCATTGACCGCCTGGTCATGCTGCTCACGGATTCAGCCTCCATCCGCGAGGTGATTCTCTTCCCGTTGCTGCGGCCGGAATTTATTTCATAA
- a CDS encoding lipoprotein-releasing ABC transporter permease subunit → MSFELFVALRYLFSRRKQTFIYIISLMSILGVAIGVGALVVVLGVYNGLTTDMRDKILGANAHGIVMSYVPSAFEHNPDLSQRIRSVEGVTGATPFIYTEVMLSAGGGVKGVVLRGIDPASAPEVLSLLRQMRSGSAQALQKDGTPGIIIGEELARRLSLTVGSRVNLLSPSGQKTASGYSPRIRPFEVVGVFKTGMFEYDSSLAFVTLDAARDVLGLPAGFLSGIEITVKDVFKADEAAARLAAELGSPFYVRTWMEMNANLFAALKLEKVGMFILLAMVVLIGSFSIVTTLVMLVMEKTRDIAIMMSMGATRGMIRRIFMLQGTIIGVIGTLLGYAFGLSLGWLLKRYQFIKLPENVYTLDHLPIIITVSDVLIVGASAMLLCFLATLYPARQAARLEPAEALRYE, encoded by the coding sequence ATGTCTTTCGAACTCTTCGTGGCCCTGCGCTACCTTTTTTCGCGGCGCAAGCAGACCTTTATCTACATTATATCCCTGATGTCCATTCTGGGGGTAGCCATCGGCGTAGGCGCTCTGGTGGTGGTGCTGGGCGTCTACAACGGCCTGACCACCGACATGCGCGACAAGATTCTGGGGGCAAACGCCCACGGCATCGTCATGTCCTATGTGCCCTCGGCCTTTGAGCACAATCCGGACCTGTCGCAACGCATCCGCTCGGTGGAAGGCGTCACCGGGGCCACGCCCTTCATCTATACGGAAGTAATGCTTTCCGCGGGCGGCGGGGTCAAGGGCGTTGTGCTGCGCGGCATCGACCCGGCCAGCGCGCCCGAGGTGCTCTCCCTGCTGCGCCAGATGCGTTCCGGTTCTGCCCAGGCCCTGCAAAAGGACGGCACGCCGGGCATCATTATCGGCGAAGAGCTGGCCCGCCGCCTGAGCCTGACCGTGGGCAGCCGGGTCAATCTCCTCTCGCCCTCGGGGCAGAAGACCGCCTCGGGCTATTCCCCACGCATCCGGCCTTTCGAGGTGGTCGGCGTCTTCAAGACCGGCATGTTCGAATACGATTCCTCCCTGGCTTTCGTCACACTGGACGCCGCACGCGACGTGCTTGGCCTGCCCGCGGGATTCCTGTCGGGCATTGAAATCACGGTCAAGGATGTCTTCAAGGCTGACGAGGCCGCCGCGCGTCTGGCCGCCGAGTTGGGTTCGCCCTTTTACGTGCGCACCTGGATGGAGATGAACGCCAATCTTTTCGCGGCCCTCAAGCTGGAAAAGGTGGGCATGTTCATTCTTCTGGCCATGGTGGTGCTGATCGGGTCCTTCTCCATTGTCACGACCCTGGTCATGCTGGTTATGGAAAAAACCCGCGATATCGCCATCATGATGTCCATGGGAGCCACGCGCGGCATGATCCGCCGCATTTTCATGCTGCAGGGCACCATCATCGGCGTCATCGGCACTCTGCTGGGCTACGCCTTCGGCCTGAGCCTGGGCTGGCTGCTCAAGCGCTACCAGTTCATCAAACTGCCGGAGAACGTCTACACGCTCGACCACCTCCCCATCATCATCACGGTTTCCGACGTGCTCATCGTGGGGGCCAGCGCCATGCTGCTCTGCTTTCTGGCCACTCTTTATCCGGCGCGCCAGGCCGCCCGTCTGGAACCAGCCGAAGCCCTGCGCTACGAATAA
- a CDS encoding ABC transporter ATP-binding protein, translating into MSELYKFSDVGKKFSGPGENLEIFKNINLIVEEGEALAIVGASGSGKSTLLHLMGALDTPSTGIVAFDGRDMALMSPDQKAAFRNKTLGFVFQFHHLLPEFSALENVAMPAVIGGARRAAVLPEARAMLERVGLADRADSKIATLSGGERQRVAIARAVLLRPRVLLADEPTGNLDEITGAQVGDMLNELNRELGMTLVVVTHNLDLAARMDRGLELRAGALYEKSFA; encoded by the coding sequence ATGTCCGAGCTCTATAAATTTTCTGACGTGGGAAAAAAGTTTTCCGGGCCTGGAGAAAATCTTGAAATTTTCAAGAATATCAACCTGATTGTGGAAGAGGGAGAAGCCCTGGCCATCGTGGGGGCTTCCGGTTCCGGCAAGTCCACCCTCTTGCATCTTATGGGTGCTCTTGATACTCCAAGCACTGGCATTGTGGCCTTTGACGGCCGGGATATGGCTCTGATGAGCCCGGATCAGAAAGCCGCTTTCCGCAATAAAACCCTGGGCTTCGTTTTTCAGTTCCACCATCTTCTGCCGGAATTTTCGGCACTGGAAAACGTGGCCATGCCGGCCGTCATCGGCGGCGCGCGACGTGCCGCCGTGCTGCCCGAGGCACGCGCCATGCTGGAACGGGTCGGCCTGGCCGACCGTGCGGACAGCAAAATAGCCACCCTGTCCGGCGGCGAACGCCAGCGGGTGGCCATAGCCCGCGCGGTCCTGCTGCGGCCGCGCGTCCTTCTGGCTGACGAACCCACCGGCAATCTGGATGAAATCACCGGCGCGCAGGTGGGGGATATGCTGAATGAACTCAACCGTGAACTGGGCATGACCCTGGTGGTGGTGACGCACAATTTGGATTTGGCCGCCAGAATGGACCGCGGCCTGGAACTTAGAGCGGGGGCTCTGTATGAGAAGTCTTTTGCATAG
- the bamA gene encoding outer membrane protein assembly factor BamA — protein sequence MRSLLHSVLFRAVCLAVLACAFQALSAQNVMAAEAGQPLVLVLPFQVNAGPDMPNASRDVPQLIASQLEQNGLKAVPMNRARALFERSGDNTIDLAAARRLGRQAGAKLVIYGSFNQLGDGFTMDTRLVPVEKGEAVPAGFERNSLVALSECAAAVAGRASNMLGSAAQAPAPQADNGPGFVPMHSPAAAGGGLTDVQVRGMKIMDPDTVLMRLTIRKGDKPDANAINEEVKRIWDMGYFSDVQASLEGGVLVFTVVEKPRIDNIVVEGSKDIDQEDVLAAMGTKSGSVLNEQMLSDDLQKITELYRKEGYYLAKANYRLEDRQGGRGAVLIISVDEGNKLYIKEVKIEGLKELSQGDMDKYLALKPRNIFSWFTGSGVLKDEYLERDTNAIAAFGLNEGFVDIQVSAPQVDYKPDGIYITFTVHEGPRYAVRDVKFAGDVIDSEENMLQVVQMDDWKKSNKYFSLTVMQEDSKRMTDFYADYGYAFAEVDTKLMKADDGSAQVDVGYLVNKKQKVFIRRLTVEGNTKTRDNVILREMRLGDGDMYEGAKLRRSTERLNRLRYFSAVDTELIPTGNEDEVDLKVKVKEANTGAIMGGIGYSTYYDVGVTASIMERNLFGRGYWLQLQGFFSWRRTTGMLSFTNPRVYDTDLSIGNDLYYTHDYWDDFTKDTIGDTIRASYPIGEYTSVGLAYRLERYELYDVEHNASPYISDYKGVNWTSAVSGRVLRDTTDAKDRPTSGTITRLWAEYGGGGLGGTDNFVKAVADWQGFWSVNPQNTFHVRTRLGGIFQNTDDPVPVFERFWLGGMDTIRGYSYSDLSPRDYKYAGEQIGGDRMGVLNVEYIWTFQKDMGLALVPFFDGGFNIDHKTMGNDLDKYLVASAGLELRWRSPMGDLRIAYGIPLVQDYDKEMESGRLEFSMGQFF from the coding sequence ATGAGAAGTCTTTTGCATAGTGTGCTGTTCAGGGCCGTGTGCCTTGCGGTCCTGGCCTGCGCCTTCCAGGCGCTGTCCGCCCAGAACGTCATGGCGGCCGAGGCCGGACAGCCGCTGGTGCTGGTCCTGCCCTTTCAGGTCAATGCCGGGCCGGACATGCCCAACGCTTCCCGCGACGTGCCGCAGCTCATCGCCAGCCAGCTGGAGCAGAACGGCCTCAAGGCCGTGCCCATGAACCGGGCCCGCGCCCTGTTCGAACGCAGCGGCGACAATACTATTGATCTGGCCGCGGCCCGCCGTCTGGGGCGTCAGGCCGGCGCCAAGCTGGTCATCTACGGCAGCTTCAATCAACTGGGCGACGGTTTCACCATGGACACCCGCCTGGTGCCCGTGGAGAAAGGCGAGGCCGTACCCGCCGGTTTTGAACGCAACTCTCTGGTGGCGCTGAGCGAATGCGCCGCGGCCGTTGCCGGGCGCGCCTCCAACATGCTGGGTTCCGCCGCGCAGGCTCCCGCCCCGCAGGCCGACAATGGTCCCGGTTTTGTGCCCATGCATTCGCCGGCGGCCGCCGGAGGCGGTCTGACCGACGTGCAGGTGCGCGGCATGAAAATCATGGATCCGGATACCGTGCTTATGCGCCTGACCATCCGCAAAGGCGACAAGCCCGACGCCAACGCCATCAACGAAGAAGTCAAGCGCATCTGGGATATGGGCTATTTCAGCGACGTGCAGGCCTCTCTGGAAGGCGGCGTTCTGGTCTTCACCGTGGTGGAAAAACCGCGCATCGACAATATCGTGGTGGAAGGCTCCAAGGACATCGACCAGGAAGACGTGCTGGCCGCCATGGGCACCAAGTCCGGCAGCGTGCTCAACGAGCAGATGCTTTCCGACGACCTGCAGAAAATCACCGAGCTCTACCGCAAGGAAGGCTATTATCTGGCCAAGGCCAACTACCGCCTGGAAGACCGCCAGGGCGGACGGGGCGCGGTGCTGATCATTTCCGTGGACGAGGGCAACAAGCTCTACATCAAGGAAGTGAAGATCGAAGGCCTCAAGGAGCTCAGCCAAGGCGACATGGACAAGTACCTGGCGCTCAAGCCCCGCAACATTTTCTCCTGGTTCACGGGCAGCGGCGTACTCAAGGATGAATATCTGGAGCGCGACACCAACGCCATCGCCGCCTTCGGCCTGAACGAAGGCTTTGTGGACATACAGGTTTCCGCGCCGCAGGTGGACTACAAGCCCGACGGCATCTACATCACCTTCACCGTGCATGAGGGGCCGCGTTATGCCGTGCGCGACGTGAAATTCGCCGGTGACGTCATCGACAGCGAAGAAAACATGCTTCAGGTCGTGCAGATGGACGACTGGAAGAAGTCCAACAAATACTTCTCCCTGACGGTCATGCAGGAAGACTCCAAGCGCATGACGGATTTTTATGCCGACTACGGCTATGCCTTTGCCGAAGTGGACACCAAGCTGATGAAGGCCGACGACGGCAGCGCCCAGGTGGATGTGGGCTACCTGGTCAACAAAAAACAGAAGGTCTTCATCCGCCGTCTCACGGTGGAAGGCAACACCAAGACCCGCGACAACGTCATCCTGCGTGAAATGCGCCTGGGCGACGGCGACATGTACGAGGGCGCCAAACTGCGCCGCTCCACCGAACGCCTGAACCGTTTGCGCTACTTCTCCGCCGTGGATACGGAGCTGATCCCCACCGGCAACGAGGACGAGGTGGACCTCAAGGTCAAGGTCAAGGAAGCCAACACCGGCGCCATCATGGGCGGCATCGGCTACTCCACCTACTATGACGTGGGCGTCACGGCCTCCATCATGGAGCGCAACCTCTTCGGCCGGGGCTACTGGCTCCAGCTGCAGGGCTTCTTCTCCTGGCGGCGCACCACCGGCATGCTTTCATTCACCAATCCCCGCGTCTATGACACGGATCTTTCCATAGGCAACGATCTTTATTACACCCACGACTACTGGGACGACTTTACCAAGGATACCATCGGCGACACCATCCGCGCCTCCTATCCCATCGGCGAATACACCTCGGTGGGTCTGGCCTACCGCCTGGAACGCTACGAACTCTATGACGTGGAACACAACGCCTCGCCGTACATCAGCGACTACAAGGGCGTGAACTGGACCAGCGCCGTTTCCGGCCGCGTGCTGCGCGACACCACCGACGCCAAGGACCGGCCCACCTCGGGCACCATCACCCGCCTCTGGGCGGAATACGGCGGCGGCGGCCTGGGCGGCACGGACAACTTCGTCAAGGCTGTGGCCGACTGGCAGGGTTTCTGGTCTGTTAATCCCCAGAATACCTTCCACGTGCGCACCCGCCTGGGCGGCATCTTCCAGAACACCGATGACCCCGTGCCCGTCTTCGAACGCTTCTGGCTGGGCGGCATGGACACCATCCGCGGCTATTCCTACTCCGATCTTTCGCCCCGCGACTACAAGTATGCCGGCGAACAGATCGGCGGCGACCGCATGGGCGTGCTCAACGTGGAGTACATCTGGACCTTCCAGAAAGATATGGGCCTGGCGCTGGTGCCTTTCTTCGACGGCGGCTTCAACATTGACCATAAAACCATGGGCAATGATCTGGATAAATATCTGGTGGCCTCCGCCGGTCTGGAACTGCGCTGGCGTTCGCCCATGGGCGATCTGCGCATCGCCTACGGCATCCCTCTGGTTCAGGACTATGACAAGGAAATGGAATCCGGAAGGCTGGAGTTCAGCATGGGCCAGTTCTTCTAA